The Tubulanus polymorphus chromosome 4, tnTubPoly1.2, whole genome shotgun sequence genomic interval GGTTTTATGATTGATTTGCCATTTTCTACGGTAACTCCATTGACAACGCAtccttttgtattttctttctCGCTGCTGCAGGCGGGGCAACATTGTCCCGGTTTGTAAATCTGTTCACGGCATACTGGACGACATTGTATCGAACTATGAGTCAAAACACCAGCCTGGAAAATGTCAACACATATATACTTCATATCTCCACTTTGTTGATAATACGACACacatgtatattttcagttgcGTCATTTGTCTTATTGCTAATCATTCTGAAACTTACCGAGCACATATTCAATTTACAGGGATCTTTTTCGTCGATCCATTCGGATCCACTTTCATGTTCTTTATTGTGGTATTTACAACCTAGAATTACAGAAAATACTTTCAATAGCAAAATATGATCTTTCATCAAACACGATGTCAGTTATATTCAGCGTCACTGATATGACAGGCTGCTTACCAGTCACCGAATAAACTACTACGATCCACCAGACAATCGTTTTCAAAATGTAATTATGCATACTGATCGGTAATCTTTTAATCCTCTGATAGATAATCCGCTAATCATCGAGTGCTAATCCGTTAATTCGTTGAGTGATAATCGGTTAATCCAGTGAGTGATGATGTGATGACTTGTCACTGAATGAACTGATTTACTGATATCACATCAGGTGTTTTATACGTGGATCATTTGCCACTCGGTCCGACACCTGAGACAGGAGCACGTCTCACTAATTAACATTGACAGTAATTATCTAATCAACATCATAGTTGGTCTGAGAGGTAAACTGACGTAGTTGTGCTGTTGTTTTGAATGAGCAAATTAAATTAACAATCAGCAATTAGGTATGAGTGATTTCGATTAATCGATGACGGGTGGTCTCAGGTTTCCAGAAAAATAGAAGCAAATTGCTGGTGATATTGATTAAGTCAGCAATTAATTTAATTGGATGATAATACGATTAATCACTAaaatcacaatatccgtgacGAATCGATGACATGTAAAATCATACACTTGAAAATATACTTACaagtttatttaaaaattgctagaaatatttcggataTTTTAGATCGAAGAAATGTTTAGATAAGTTTTTTAGTGAAGTTCCAAGTGTGGGGTTTTACATCTTTTGCACGATTATACGTAactaaaacaaagaaaatcttTTGAGAAACGCACTAAGAAGCGATCCATCTTTAACTTATCAGCGCCCTTGCTCTTCTAATATGCTTTTAGTGCTGCTGACCGACAAAAATATCTACCGCGtttgataataattctttTACGAAACTCTCTCAGGTGTCCGGACAACCCAGGAGAAAACTTTAAGCTGCTTTCGTTACAAATGCATGTAACAGTACAGCACAAAAAATAAGTGTCTGGTCGTTTTGGTAATCTAACTTATCACTTGATAAATTAACTCTGTCTTGCTGTATAAAAGTTCGCGCATATTCTGACGACTTTTAAGGTCATTCTTAGTCTAtcaagtttgattttgaattctaaagttttgttgcgaatatttctttttacctAACAACCTGGTCGTTCATTCTCACGCGTTATTACTCAAAATACTAGCGCCTTGCATACCGGGTAAGCTTCGATTTCGGATAAGAAAGATCGTCGATATATTACACCAATATCACCTTCTGTTCGATATGAGATTATTAGATCtaataaaatcataattatcccctcaatttgtaatttttcGGATGGAAAAGTAATAACAAAAAGGGGCTTGTGATGCTGCAGATATTATGATATATGGAGTATGGTCTCGATGGATGCGTGCAACTTTTCAAAAGGTGTGCCTCAATTATGCGCTTAAGTTGTGAATTATacagattttggtttttcaatGAGTAGGCAAATTTTATTATCCCGTAACACGGCGtcgattttctattttttgacgccttataaaacgttaccattatgaaacctaaacaatgttaaccattcagcgtcaagttcaagttcaagttcaagttcaaatttatttcacagaaagcaTGACAGGCTATGTACACAGgttgagagaaaacaaacaattttttaaacaaagcacaattataaaaagagagagagaacagtaGCTTTCAGTGTGGGCCAAGCAAAGCCTTTAGGCCGCTGTCGCAAGCACCCAGGGAAAAAAACGAAagggaaatgaagaaataaaggGGAAGGAAATGAaagttgatgatttttgataattacaggAGAGTTTATATGAGTAAGCTAGAGGGTACAGGAGAGTGAGCAATTATAACAATTAGGGTTATTACATTGATGGATATCATTGTAGGCGGAGGTGAGATATGGTCTGAGTTGacgttttaaattttgtttgcttGTGTGTAGGATGTCATTGGAAAAAGGTAGTTTTTGCCAGATGTTTGAAAGAATGTTTTGAGGTGAATTTTGATGCGGGGTTGGTggtgtttgttttgaaaataaagaatatgcGTGGTCTAAATATATGCTTTTTCTGATGTTGACTAAAGGAGATAAGTTTTCCGCGGtgaagtaattagaaaagtaatGGGGTGAAGatttgatggtgttttgaataaaaagtGCAGCTTTAAGGATGAGGACATCATTGATCATTGATCgtcgtcattttacaaacgacagccgtaaatcgatgtgcaaaacgtcacaggtctatgtgtacacaaataagctatttggcaaaatattattgacatagatgtagaatggcttcctgtgattatataatgacctatatttgaacgtcgaaatgttatattgcattgaatatcattagaagacgtattgtaatagtaaaggatgtatgattatatcagaagcggcaggcataaatagaaatgtcggattattcggttaaatggcggatgtatacacgatttggaagtctgatataaaagtcagaccctgacgtgggcatgccggtggaatgacgaagctatctacgatgtgtgtagggccggcgtgaattttatcagcggctacaagcggtcaatatgaaaatgtgtaaacatataatttcaatattcaaacgttttagaaaatatgtttgatattaggagtaaGCAGGcttcgtgagattagcaatttataatagcatagctatcatatacggctccgcgtcctctgatggcatgtgtattaggtgacaattcaattcaattctttattgatccttttcattgaaatttcgggataaaattcccaaattcaataaatacaaattttaaaataaattaatacaacatacatgacacacgggtaattcatacagaacaacataagcatgttattttaaatgacaatgtctacttcaacccacccagactcaagactctaggatatcgagtgacagccaaacccgtggccagggccggctggctaggccacacgatatgctcgaagtcatgatgaagcagacatcagaagagctcgttcttcaaccatggaggcaatgaagttgcagaccagcttagaggcataagtaaatgaagtcggtcgcaagttcgcgatcaattattgagaattttcaataaaaaaatttaaaccactactagagtcgagacccgctgtatcatctacccaatcgccaaatctcatcattccccaaatttcttaaaacttcgatttcaaatttgcaattccacattagcttagcccagaaattatacatttttttcgcaggcgtcaaataattttcttgttgtttcTTAGGAGCAACAAATCTTCATTGAATAGCTATCTCCGAAACGTTGTCCGTAGCGCCGTCCTATAAAGATTTGGTCAATTAAAAGGCGAATttggttttcattttttggagtTGCATACAAAGCTTCACCCTGTCAGATGCCCGCAGTGGCCAAGCTCTgctttcatattttttgttaaaCGGCTAAACTGGCTTGTCGTGTCAAAGTACCAGAAGGCTGAGGGTGGAAATCACATGTCCGTTATAAGAGCAGCATTTTGGTTGTTTAAAACATAACGTTTAGAGCAACCCTCGCAAACCATACGTGTAACTTCGTTTGCCAGGTCAAGAAAATAAAAGGGCATAAACCAATAAAACAATCATCATGATCTTTTGCACATTATAATTTTTCGAAACCTTTCGTTAACGATGAAGTAGATGAAGAAGTTTATGAGTGAGTCAATTTGGGCTAACACCATGCCGATATACCTCTGACCGGCTAAAGTATCACCGCGCCAAATTACGAATCGTATTGTCATTGCTGCGTTTGGTGtttcaaacagaaaaaaagCCAAGATAACCATCGCAATCATACGAGTTGCCTTGACTACAGATTGTCGACTGCCACCCTTTTGGTTCGTTGTCTGTCCCATGTCACGTcgcttgaaatatttgatgaggaaaaccAAAAGGATTGAATTGTTTACAACCAGAAAAATGAATGgtaaaataaaaccgaataCAAACAACGAAATTATGTGGACCATTCCTGACATGAGACCATACGTATGGAAATACGACTGATGAAAAACATGAGCGCAAGACATTTTATAAAAAACCTTCTTGTACATAAATACGTAGAAACTTCCACAAGTTATAGTGACGTATAACGTTATTGTGACACATCTCAAATATTTCTTAGTTAGCCATAGTCCAGATTTCAGTGGGAAGTAGACCGCAAGCAGTCGCTCAATAGCCAAAAATACAATCAACCAGTTTCTAACAAGCATGAAAATGTGTTGACTAGGATACATTATTGCATCAACCTCCGGGAGATAACTCTTCCAATTGCTGTACTTGTAATATTCCCCGAATCGCCAATACCCCAACAGAACTCCGCTTTGGTATGGAATCGAGACGAGTAGAAACAAAGCATCAGCGATAGAGAGCATTTTCAGAAGATAATAACCGGAATTGAACGGTAATTTTCGCAAAACGCAATACGAAACTACGTTCAAAACGAATCCAACAAACTGTATCGGTAAACCTATAATTGTTTCGTAGAACATTGCATACACTGTCGAACTTCGTATTATGCAGTCGTGGTAAGGATCGACAGTCGCCGTGATGGTTGAAGTTGCATTCATGGTAGCAATTTCGGAAACGTAGATTATTTCAGAACATACAAAACGTAGATAGAAAAGTAAATGAATTTCGTGAATCGGAGAAAACTACTTTTCAAGAGTACGACTTGGctaaatcatttatataaaatgGTAAAGTTAACCCAGCCCCGAGTGTTGGTTATATATTGTAATTCAAACAATTTggttctcgcgcgagaatctAAAACCTTTGGATTTCATGGgcgagaaaagaaaaaaaatgggCCAATGTAGGAAATTTTCATCTAGCCTCTAGCCTTTCAAGAACTTTtttacaaatcaaaatattttcctttctagcgcgagaaaaaccaaaaatttcGAATTATTTCGCGAGAGAAGCAAAAGTTTGGAATTCttgcgcgagaaaaccaaaatttttcgttttctcgaaAAAAAACGACCGGTGAAATTCTTTTATCGTTCCTCTAACCGTACAGAAAATTGTTTTCAGTATGGCCATCATAGTCACCAGCGTTATTCGATCGGAATTTTTTACTTGACAAACAATAACGAAATTGACAGAACAGAATCAATCTGGAACGAACAGGGCCGTAACATACATAAAGATTGAGTATAAAACCTCTAAAATTGAAGAATTTAGGCCTTAGCAACTTGTTTACTTCATCGCTAGTACTACGCAATAAAAAGTGACCTTTTTTCACCGAATAGTAGCCTAGATGGCTGTTGCAATATTGATGTGAAATCTGACGACTGCCGTTCTGCCAAGAAATCATTACTCCAAGGCCACTACGCCGCTTCTGGAGTGCAATAACCTAGAGACACCCATGGGATCTAAACTAGAAAAACGCCGATGATGCCAACTATTGGAATAGATAAAACCTGCCTTCCATTTTAACGAATTTTCAAAGAGAAGTTGAACCTTGCATTCATATAATTATAACTGTATTTGTTAttctatatatgaataaacgatcaaaaatattttttctagcaAATACGTACCTTTTTTGTCTGTGGATATTAGTTTCGGGATCTAAAAGTAGAGCCTAAAATTGTCGACAgtaaaatttagaatttaacaaAATTGGCTTTTCAGCATGTAGCTTGATTTTATAGATTTGGCTAATTTTTTGTTTCCCTCAGTTCAAAAAAACACTAAGAACCTCGAACTCGGCGCCGAATCTGTCGATATCATTGTTCCCCAGATGGAATTACGCATTAACCAAGATGTGTGCATTGTTTACTCGGCGCTGATAACGAGCGTCGGAAATACAGTCGATTCTTTTGAACTACGAGGCTAAGTGCGTCGTCTTCTCGTTTGAACGTCCATTGGCGACTACCGTACATTTAACAATAaatcgaatttgaatttgagttttGGAAACGGGACACATGCATGCCAGAGGTGGTATCGACTGAAGAAATTCATTActgaaacgttgaaataaactttttcttgATACATAACATTAGACGGGTTTTCTCTTTTACTTTAACAGCTCATTGTAGAATTATCTTATCCTCATAAATAATATCAAGATTTAACCCATCAAACCAAACACATCTACGAGTTGGGAGAGCAATGGTTTCGGCTCGTAAGTTTTAAAGCCGGTTTCCGTTCTACTGACATTTATACTATTTTTCGCAGTGAATTTCGCTTGTAAAATGCCCGTAAAAACAGATATGAACCCTCCACCTCCCGCAAACTCTCACCAACCCGGAGTTACTACTACTCTGCTTTATAGCGGGTCGAAATTTCAAGGGCATCAGAAAAGTAAAGGCAACAGTTACAGCGTCGAAGTGATTTTACAGGTAATAATGTTTGATTGATAATAGTCTGTGTTTATTTCGCTCAGACTAACAAATTGAGTTCGGTAGTCATTTAGAGATTTCCTATCTTTAGACGCGgggtccagtttcatgaaaaagtttgaaGCTTGAAACAGTTGAATTTACCTCAATGAAACCATGGAGTAAGCCTCTAGGAGTCTACTAGTAACTGTCTACTAAGTTAGTTAGGCTACCAATTCGATAGTCTGGCATTGTTGATTGTTAGTTATCCTTAGCTACGATCTGTACTTATTTAAGACAGGCCCATATTCACAGAGGCGGTGCCAATGTGAATGTATTTGCCCATAACATCCTGAGTTCGGCCACTTTTTGTCAAAGAAAATTTATTAATTAgtttcattatgaatggaagtGGTTATTTTGCCGGATCCGGTTACTTACGGTCCATGAAAagttttttaccataaatcgTTTCTGATTTTAAGTGAGGCGACATCTATTGAGCTGTATCATTGACTTAGATgcttgaaatatattcataattgCAGAACGTCGATTTGGAGAATTCGTATCTGTGCGGCTACCTGACGATTAAAGGACTGACTGAAGAATATCCGAATTTGACGACGTTTTTTGACGGAGAAATAATCAGCAAAAAGCACCCGTTTCTAACGCGGAAATGGGACGCCGATGAAGAAGTAGATCGGAAACATTGGGTAATTAACATGAGGTTTATTTAGGCTTTTCGGATCAACTGTGTCGATCCTTATAGAAAATggtcctgagagtaatttacTCTTGGTGGCACAAATTGTAACTACTGGATATACACAGCTGATATTAGGAGAGAAATAGCAGTTGGAATTGATATGGACAGTTTCGTCCATCCGCTCTTAGCCGTTTGGAAGGACTAGGAGAAATgtgcaaaatttcaatgaattcccCACTTTTTTACTGATCAATGCTTGACCTGGTTTTTGATGATGACAATAGGGAAAGCCCTTCACAAGGACATCACTTTGAAAGCCCTTGATAGTGACATCATTATCAAGCATATAGTATTGATTGTTCTGCCGTGAGCTTTGTTGAACATGCTTACT includes:
- the LOC141903633 gene encoding glucose-induced degradation protein 4 homolog, whose translation is MPVKTDMNPPPPANSHQPGVTTTLLYSGSKFQGHQKSKGNSYSVEVILQNVDLENSYLCGYLTIKGLTEEYPNLTTFFDGEIISKKHPFLTRKWDADEEVDRKHWGKFLSFYQFAKTFNTDSFDYDELRNNDFIFMRWKEHFLVPDHKIKDINGASFAGFYYICFQKSTATIEGYYYHRNSEWFQSLNLVHMPEHSIPVYEFR